One Solanum lycopersicum chromosome 2, SLM_r2.1 genomic region harbors:
- the LOC138342080 gene encoding uncharacterized mitochondrial protein AtMg00810-like gives MEAALRIVMYVKNQPGLGVLMSSNKNTTLTTYCDSDWASCTHTRRSVIGYMVKFRDSLLTWKSKKQTTISKSSAEAEYKNMAATVSESIWIIGLMKELGVNLKLPIDIYSDSKAVIQIADSKNFQNQSE, from the coding sequence ATGGAAGCTGCTCTAAGGATTGTAATGTATGTGAAGAATCAACCAGGTTTAGGAGTTCTAATGTCTAGTAACAAGAATACAACTCTTACAACCTACTGTGACTCAGACTGGGCTTCATGTACACATACAAGAAGGTCAGTGATAGGTTACATGGTTAAATTTAGAGATTCTCTATTAACATGGAAGTCAAAGAAACAAACAACCATATCGAAGAGCTCTGCAGAAGCAGAATACAAGAACATGGCTGCCACAGTTTCAGAATCAATATGGATTATAGGCCTGATGAAAGAGTtaggagtaaacttgaaactacCTATAGATATTTACTCAGACAGCAAAGCTGTTATACAAATTGCAG